A window of the Cannabis sativa cultivar Pink pepper isolate KNU-18-1 chromosome X, ASM2916894v1, whole genome shotgun sequence genome harbors these coding sequences:
- the LOC133032184 gene encoding uncharacterized protein LOC133032184: MADTNLSSLFKDSVQVTTKDLTCDLNPGEVNRNEEPSRILLGKLYCYTRLGRKAIFGSLNNAWISLTGWSWKEREDGLLQFTFQTSFDAENVLHRRSWLVCGYLLVLMPWPSWLTPAEVSFDQTPIWVRLKSIPLFYWNKTNLQELAGKVSAVYELPRLIEKNFERGSFGMGTLCFRATVDVNKPLFSGFFLRRKGIKDLWIQYQYEKLPNICFKCGALSHDQKHCFKTPTVIKDDKGAFFPMFGSWMDKEAVEKSLFHLPLVKWFNDWITQQEALKDPTVRNQSKMQRRWHEAKATEL; encoded by the coding sequence ATGGCGGACACAAACCTTAGCTCTTTGTTTAAAGACTCGGTTCAAGTTACTACTAAGGATCTTACATGTGATCTTAACCCTGGTGAAGTCAATCGAAATGAGGAACCTAGTCGAATCCTACTTGGCAAACTTTATTGCTACACCAGACTGGGACGCAAAGCCATTTTTGGCTCCCTGAATAATGCTTGGATATCCTTGACGGGATGGAGTTGGAAGGAAAGAGAAGATGGACTACTCCAGTTCACTTTCCAAACGAGTTTTGATGCTGAGAATGTTCTGCATAGAAGATCGTGGCTTGTCTGTGGGTACTTGCTGGTTCTCATGCCATGGCCATCTTGGCTCACTCCCGCGGAGGTGTCCTTTGACCAAACGCCTATCTGGGTGCGTCTTAAGAGCATACCACTTTTTTATTGGAACAAGACAAACCTGCAAGAACTTGCAGGGAAAGTTTCTGCAGTATATGAACTTCCCCGGCTCATTGAGAAAAACTTCGAGCGAGGATCATTTGGCATGGGCACTCTTTGTTTTCGTGCAACCGTGGATGTTAACAAACCTCTATTCTCGGGTTTCTTTTTGCGGAGAAAAGGTATTAAGGATCTTTGGATCCAATACCAATACGAGAAATTGCCAAATATCTGTTTCAAATGTGGAGCTCTCTCACATGATCAGAAACACTGCTTCAAAACCCCAACTGTGATAAAAGATGATAAGGGGGCTTTCTTTCCTATGTTTGGTTCTTGGATGGACAAGGAAGCTGTGGAGAAGTCTCTGTTTCACCTCCCCCTCGTGAAATGGTTTAACGATTGGATCACCCAACAGGAAGCGCTCAAGGATCCGACTGTAAGAAATCAATCGAAGATGCAGAGAAGATGGCATGAGGCTAAAGCTACTGAGTTGTGA
- the LOC133032185 gene encoding uncharacterized protein LOC133032185, translated as MEEVAVVSWAIWRARNEFVWQKKSWSASNIVASARIVLDHYKFAQGRKGLSLAPLDDGGRNLERWIAPELNKIKVNVDGALFEQEGRFGIGCVARNHHGAMVEAFKKEKFGCVQPKIAEIIGIKEALSWIVTHSCDRVMLETDSLVCVQAIQSGIFMPSQFGLIVQDVVCFSWRTVPLKCVLLF; from the exons ATGGAGGAAGTGGCTGTGGTGAGTTGGGCTATTTGGCGCGCGCGGAATGAATTTGTTTGGCAAAAGAAGAGTTGGTCTGCATCAAATATCGTTGCATCAGCTAGAATCGTGCTTGATCATTATAAATTTGCTCAAGGAAGGAAGGGTCTTTCGTTGGCTCCGTTGGATGATGGGGGGCGAAATCTTGAGCGTTGGATTGCACCTGAGTTAAACAAGATCAAAGTTAATGTTGATGGGGCTTTATTTGAACAAGAGGGGCGCTTTGGCATAGGTTGTGTAGCTCGAAATCATCATGGTGCTATGGTTGAAGCTTTCAAGAAGGAGAAGTTTGGTTGTGTTCAACCTAAAATTGCTGAGATAATAGGCATTAAAGAAGCTTTGAGTTGGATTGTAACTCATTCATGTGATAGAGTTATGTTGGAAACAGATAGCTTGGTGTGTGTCCAAGCGATTCAAAGTGGTATTTTTATGCCTTCACAGTTTGGTCTTATTGTTCAAGAT gtCGTGTGCTTCAGCTGGAGGACTGTTCCTCTGAAGTGCGTTCTATTGTTTTga